From Tripterygium wilfordii isolate XIE 37 chromosome 13, ASM1340144v1, whole genome shotgun sequence, the proteins below share one genomic window:
- the LOC120012816 gene encoding ubiquitin receptor RAD23c-like — protein MKIFVKTLKGTHFEVEVKPEDTVTDVKKNIETVQGSDVYPAEQLMVIHQGKVLKDTSTLEENKVAENSFIVVMLNKNKVASTGASTAAAAPTAQVPPSSAPPTATQPSATSPAPAPAPAPAPAPVVTSAQTAPVPTPATTVPPVSSDADAYGQAASNLVAGSNLESTIQQILDMGGGSWDRDTVIRALRAAFNNPERAVEYLYSGIPEQAEAPPVARAPASAQAASPPVQAQPAAAPTSGAPASGVPASGPNANPLDLFPQGLPNMGTNASAGTLDFLRNSQQFQALRAMVQANPQILQPTLQELGRQNPHLMRLIQEHQADFLRLINEPDDGDRNILGQMVSEMPQSVTVTPEEREAIQRLEAMGFERAIVLEVFFACNKNEELAANYLLDHMHEFEE, from the exons ATGAAGATTTTCGTGAAGACTTTGAAAGGAACCCACTTCGAGGTCGAAGTTAAACCTGAAGATACG GTAACCGATGTTAAGAAAAATATAGAGACAGTGCAGGGTTCGGATGTTTACCCTGCTGAACAGCTGATGGTTATTCATCAGGGGAAAGTGCTTAAAGATACCTCAACGCTGGAGGAAAACAAAGTTGCTGAAAACAGCTTTATTGTTGTTATGTTAAACAAG AATAAGGTCGCATCTACTGGAGCCTCAACTGCAGCAGCTGCACCGACGGCTCAg GTTCCACCAAGTTCTGCTCCTCCCACGGCGACACAACCATCAGCTACATCTCCGGCTCCGGCTCcggctcctgctcctgctcctgctcctgttGTCACATC GGCACAGACAGCCCCTGTACCTACTCCTGCTACTACTGTTCCCCCAGTTTC TTCAGATGCAGATGCCTATGGCCAAGCAGCATCAAACCTTGTCGCAGGAAGTAATTTAGAGTCTACCATTCAACAGATTCTTGATATGGGTGGAGGAAGTTGGGATCGGGACACTGTTATTCGTGCTCTACGTGCTGCATTTAACAATCCTGAAAGAGCTGTTGAATATCTATATTCT GGCATACCTGAGCAAGCTGAAGCTCCCCCAGTAGCACGAGCTCCTGCCAGTGCACAGGCTGCGAGTCCTCCGGTCCAGGCTCAACCAGCAGCAGCTCCTACTAGTGGTGCACCTGCCAGTGGTGTTCCTGCTAGCGGTCCCAATGCAAACCCCTTAGATTTATTCCCGCAG GGACTTCCTAATATGGGTACAAATGCAAGTGCGGGCACCTTGGATTTCCTACGCAACAGCCAACAG tTCCAAGCATTGCGAGCTATGGTGCAAGCAAACCCACAGATCTTGCAg CCAACACTTCAGGAGCTTGGCAGGCAGAATCCACATCTGATGCGGCTCATTCAAGAGCATCAGGCTGATTTCTTACGACTGATAAATGAACCTGATGACGGAGATAG AAACATACTGGGTCAGATGGTGTCAGAAATGCCACAGTCAGTGACCGTCACCCCTGAGGAGCGAGAGGCAATTCAACGA CTTGAAGCTATGGGTTTTGAACGTGCAATAGTATTGGAGGTGTTCTTTGCTTGCAACAAGAACGAAGAGCTAGCAGCCAACTATCTGTTAGATCACATGCATGAGTTTGAGGAATGA